From Puntigrus tetrazona isolate hp1 chromosome 8, ASM1883169v1, whole genome shotgun sequence, the proteins below share one genomic window:
- the LOC122350811 gene encoding activator of basal transcription 1-like: protein MALPEKNEVTAELETQAAINEDEINDFKQVQEEKREENADGVEDAIQEINCEDDDDDDLDRNEEDAKPKGKKCVPGIVYLGHIPPRMRPKHMRAMLSVYGEIGRIFLQPEGKLLYFAMLYD from the coding sequence ATGGCTCTTCCGGAGAAAAATGAAGTTACAGCGGAACTAGAAACACAAGCCGCGATCAATGAAGACGagataaatgattttaaacaagTGCAAGAGGAGAAGCGGGAGGAGAATGCAGATGGTGTTGAAGATGCTATTCAAGAGATTAACTGTgaagatgacgatgatgatgaccTGGATAGAAATGAAGAAGATGCGAAACCAAAGGGCAAGAAATGTGTTCCAGGCATCGTGTATTTGGGACACATTCCTCCGAGGATGAGACCAAAACACATGCGGGCTATGCTTAGTGTGTACGGAGAGATCGGGAGGATCTTCCTCCAGCCTGAAGGTAAACTACTGTACTTTGCGATGTTATATGACTGA
- the LOC122349940 gene encoding formin-binding protein 1-like, whose translation MHSNRGLSRRNCLETMSCSWGTELWDQFDNLEKHTQWGIEFLERYTKFVKERSEIELSYAKQIRNLSKKYQLKKNSKEEEEFKYTTCRAFLMTLNELNDYAGQHEVIAENLSTQIIAELSRYTQELKAERKSMCFFVSLSSHFHDGRRAQQHIENSWKQLESSKRRFERDCKEADRAQHYFDKMDADINVTKADVEKARQQAQMRHQMASDSKNEYSSYLQKFNQEQNEHYYTIIPNIFQKIQAMEEKRIERMGESLKTFAEVDRQILPIIGKCLDGITQAADSIEPKNDSSQVIESYKSGFEPPGDVEFEDYGQAMKRTVSETSLTNSRPESKADRSSKSKSKTLWPFIKKNKVTHTGVTFTRSYSDLTENQAPVNPNS comes from the exons ATGCATTCAAACAGAGGATTATCGCGGAGGAACTGCCTTGAAACCATGAGCTGCAGTTGGGGGACGGAGCTGTGG GATCAGTTTGATAATTTGGAGAAACACACTCAGTGGGGCATTGAGTTTTTGGAACGCTACACCAAGTTTGTGAAGGAGCGGTCTGAAATTGAACTGAGCTATGCTAAACAGATCAG GAATCTGTCCAAGAAGTATCAGCTCAAGAAGAACTctaaagaggaggaggaatTCAA GTATACCACATGTAGAGCGTTTCTAATGACTTTAAATGAGCTGAACGACTACGCGGGTCAACACGAGGTCATCGCCGAAAACCTGTCCACTCAGATAATCGCAGAGTTGAGCCGCTACACTCAAGAACTGAAGGCTGAACGCAAATCG atgtgtttttttgtatctcTTTCCTCGCATTTCCACGATGGCCGCAGAGCTCAACAACACATTGAGAATTCCTGGAAGCAGCTGGAATCG aGTAAAAGAAGATTCGAGCGAGACTGTAAGGAAGCGGATCGCGCTCAGCATTACTTTGACAAGATGGACGCCGACATTAACGTGACTAAAGCAGATGTGGAAAAG GCACGGCAGCAGGCTCAGATGAGACACCAGATGGCTTCTGACAGCAAGAATGAATATTCCTCATACCTTCAGAAGTTCAACCAGGAACAGAACGAACATTATTACACCATCATCCCTAATATTttccag AAGATCCAGGCCATGGAGGAGAAGAGGATAGAGCGGATGGGAGAGTCGCTGAAGACGTTTGCGGAGGTCGATCGTCAGATTCTGCCCATCATCGGGAAATGCCTGGATGGAATAACACAAGCGGCCGACTCCATCGAACCCAAGAAT GACTCCTCTCAGGTCATAGAGTCATATAAGTCTGGGTTCGAGCCTCCCGGCGATGTGGAGTTTGAAGACTACGGCCAGGCGATGAAGAGGACGGTGTCTGAGACCAGCCTCACTAACTCACGCCCGGAGAGCAAAGCAGACCGCTCCAGCAAGAGCAAGAGCAAAACCCTCTGGCCTTTCATTAAGAAAAACAAGGTAACACACACCGGCGTCACGTTCACTCGCAGTTACTCCGATCTGACAGAAAACCAAGCTCCAGTAAATCCGAACAGCTGA
- the LOC122349937 gene encoding intraflagellar transport protein 81 homolog isoform X2, producing the protein MSEQLKFIVEQLNREPFKKNFNLITFDSLEPMQLLQTLNDVLAEIDPKQTIDIREELPEQTAKRMFTLLGMLKYKPPGGMSEVSSFRQGLVTGSKPVVHPILHWLLQRIPELKKRAYLARFLVKLEIPAEFLQDDIIAETYHQYEELVEGFKNIHKECEQLKSSGFSTAEIRRDIVAMEEEKDQLIKRVERLKKRVEAVSNHQRMLDLARQLRVEKEREESLAHQKQEQKNQLFQAEQRLQRCQIQLKDLQQAAADEKPESLMKRLEEDIKFNSYMVSEKLPREMENMRKVVQYLQKVASEPAMGQAELRELEDKIRETNTEINHLIEKRMMRNDPMDDKLSLFRQQAAIIVRKKESKVEELQEAREELAAVEKELNMKSSQARERGGAELIRGDESLKQV; encoded by the exons ATGAGCGAACAGCTCAAATTTATCGTAGAGCAGCTCAACAGAGAGCCTTTTAAGAAAAACTTCAATCTCATTACATTCGACTCTCTGGAGCCAATGCAGTTGCTGCAGACTTTAAACGATGTTCTGGCTGAAATTGATCCAAAG CAAACCATTGATATACGTGAGGAACTGCCGGAGCAGACAGCTAAGAGAATGTTTACTCTTCTGGGGATGCTGAAATACAAACCTCCTGGAGGAATGTCTGAAGT AAGCAGCTTCCGTCAGGGTTTGGTGACGGGCAGTAAGCCTGTGGTGCACCCCATCTTGCACTGGCTGTTACAGAGGATTCCAGAGCTGAAGAAGAGAGCGTACCTGGCCAGGTTCCTCGTCAAACTAGAGATTCCTGCTGAGTTTCTTCAAGATGATATCATTGCTGAGACCTACCACCAG TATGAGGAGCTGGTGGAGGGATTCAAGAACATCCACAAAGAGTGTGAACAGCTGAAGAGCTCAGGTTTTTCCACCGCTGAGATTCGACGG GACATTGTTGCgatggaggaggagaaggatcAACTCATAAAAAGGGTGGAGCGGCTTAAAAAGAGG GTGGAGGCAGTTTCAAACCATCAACGCATGCTGGACCTGGCCAGACAGTTAAGagtggaaaaagaaagagaagaatctCTTGCTCATCAGAAACAGGAGCAGAAGAACCAG CTCTTCCAGGCAGAGCAGAGACTGCAGAGATGTCAGATCCAGCTCAAAGACTTGCAGCAGGCAGCCGCAGATGAAAAGCCAGAGA GCCTTATGAAGAGACTCGAGGAGGACATCAAGTTCAACTCCTACATGGTGTCTGAGAAGCTGCCTAGAGAGATGGAGAACATGAGAAAGGTGGTGCAGTATTTACAGAAGGTGGCGTCTGAGCCTGCTATGGGCCAAGCAGAACTGAGGGAGCTGGAGGACAAG ATCAGAGAAACCAACACAGAGATCAACCATCTGATTGAGAAGAGGATGATGCGTAACGACCCAATGGATGATAAACTCTCTTTGTTCAGACAGcag GCTGCTATTATAGTCCGGAAGAAGGAAAGCAAGGTGGAGGAGTTACAGGAGGCCCGTGAGGAGTTGGCGGCTGTGGAGAAAGAACTGAACATGAAGAGCAGTCAGGCACGAGAGCGGGGTGGAGCCGAGCTGATCCGTGGAGACGAG